ACAGCCTGACGAATTCTTCGACGGTCAACGTCTCACCGCGTCGAGACGGGTCGATGCTGGCGGCCAGCAGCCGGCTCGCTGATTCGTTACCCGAACCGGCCCACTCGACGAATGCGTTACGAGAAGTCTTGCGCCGCTGAGCAAATGCGATGTCCACGAGTTTGAACACGTGCTGACGGAACGAGGGGTCAGTCGGCCACGGCGGGGTGGTGTAGCGGTCGATGCGCACCAGACCGGAATAGACGCGCGGGATCGGCCAGAACACGGTCGGTGACACCGTGCCGTGCCGGCGAACCTCCCCGTGAAAACGGACTTTGACGCTGGGAACGCCGTACTCCTTGCCGCCCGGCTCAGCCGCGAGCCGTTCGGCGACTTCGGCCTGCACCATCACCATCACCGTTCGCAGCGTCGGAAATTCCGCCAGCAGGTGCAGAATCGCGGGGACCGCGACGTTGTAGGGCAGATTCGCCACCACCGCGGTCGGTTCGGACGCGAGATCACCAGGCCCGATGGACAGCACATCGCGGTTGATCACCGTCAGCCGCTGAGCCTCGCTGTTCGAATGCTCGGCCACGGTCTGCGGCAGCCGCTCGGCCAGCACCGGATCGATCTCGATCGCGCTGACGGTGCATCCGCGGTCCAGCAACGCAAGGGTGAGCGAACCGAGGCCGGGACCGACCTCCAATACGTGGTCGTTGCGGTTGACGCCCGACGCGGTGACGATCCGGCGGACGGTGTTGGCGTCGTGGACGAAGTTCTGCCCCAGCGATTTACGCGGCCGGAATTCGAGTTCCTTGGCTAGCCGACGGATCTCGGTTCGCCCAAGTAACCGGATGGTCAGCGCGCACCCGCTCGACCGCTGCACACCGGCCACGCTCCCCAACCCTGACGGGACTGCGTCACCTGTGCGACGGCGATCTGCTCTTCGCGGCTGGCCAGGTCCGCACGTGGCGCAAACCTCAAGCCGCCGTTGCGTTCCCAGGTGTTCTGGTCGAACTGCACGCCGCCGTAGTACCCGTTCCCGCTGTTGATCGCCCAGTTTCCGCCGGCCTCGCACCGCGAGATGGCGTCCCAGATCTCGCCGTTGGCTACCGGCGGCACCTCGGTGCCCGGCTTGGTGCCGACCCGCACGACAGCCTCGCGGGCGGGTGTGACGACGTGGCTGGCGACGGGCAGGCGGCCGGTCTCGACGCCGTTGACCTTGGAGACCGCGAACGTCATGTCCTGCGTGCCCGGGGTGCCCTTGTCCTCGACGATCTCCTTGCTCATGTTCATCTGCGGGTCTTCGATGCGACGCCGCGGCGGATCCAGCGGAACCCGCTCGGTGATCCTGTCGATCCGAAACCGGATCACCTGGATGTGCATGCCGTCGATCACCGGAGCGCTCGCGCTGGGTGTGACGTGGTCGCTCTGCTCGAGCGGCACGCCGAGGCCGGCCAGCAGATCGCCGACCCGGGCCGCGGCCAAGTGGACGGTGCGGACCTGTCCGCCGTCGTCGAGTTCGACGGTCTTGGCGCTGACCACGGGCAGGGCCATGCCGGCCAGCGGCACGCGGCTGCCACGAGAGGCCGCCGCCGGGGCGGTGTCGGTCATCGCGAGCTGGGCGAGCGCCTCGTCAACCGTGGACGCGGTGGTCCAGACCTGCTTGGTGTTCTGGCCGTCCAGCGAAATCTCCAGCGGCCGGCTGCGGCGCAGCACGATGTTGGCGGCGTCGTGGACCTTCTCCTTGGCGGCGGGGTACAGGTCGTCGCGATCGCTGACCTTGAACCCGTTCTCGGAGATGATGTCGATCACCCGCGACTTCATCGTCGTCACGGTCATCGCGTTGCCGTCGACGCTCAGCGTCACTGTCTTGTAGTCGGCAACTGCGACGGCTCCGGCGAATGCCAAGACCAACAAGAGTCCCGCAACAAGTAAGCGCAGAGCCGGCGACGGAGCCTGATGGAGTTTCGTAATGACGTTCAACGCGCGTGTATCCCGACCTAATTCACGTGAGTTACAACCAAAAGGGGCCGCTACGGCCCCCGCTTTCGATAACGAGAAGGTAACGAATAGCCCTAACGAGGGCAACTCGACCGCGGCCACATTAACGGAGTTTTAATCCTCGGACCCCATGCCATAGGCCCGCCGCGCGTTGTCGGTAGTGATCTCCGCCACCTCTTCGGCCGACCGGTCGATCAGATCGGCCAGTGCGCGCGCGGTGTACGGCAGGCAGTACGACTCGTTCGGCGCGCCGCGATACGGGTGCGGCGTCAAGAACGGCGCGTCGGTCTCTACCAGCAGTTGTGCGGTCGGTACCAGCGGGACGGCGTCACGCAGCGCGCGAGCGTTCTTGAAGCTGACGGTCCCGGAGAGGCTGATCAGCCAACCGGCGTCGGCGCAGGCGCGGGCCAGGTCTTCGCCCGAAGAAAAGCAGTGAAAGATCACAGTCTCCGGCGCGCCCTCGGCGCGTAGCACGTCGAGCACTTCGGCATCGGCGTCCCGGTTGTGGATCATCAGCGGTTTGCCCGTCCGCTTGGCCAGGTCGATGTGCCACGCGAAGGCTTCCCGCTGCACGGCCGGGTCTGCGCAGCCGTCCAGCTTTCCCGGCCAGTACAGGTCCAAGCCCGTCTCACCGATCGCCACCACCTTCGGGTGGGCCGCGAGCCGCTCGACGTCGGCGCGAGCGTCGTCGGTCAGCGTGTCGGCACGAGTGGGATGCAGCGCGACCGCGGCGTACACCCGCGCATCCCAGTCGGCAGCCCGGGTCGCCCAGCGCGCCGACTCCAGGTCGTCGGCGATCGTGACTACCGCGGCCACGCCGACCGCCGCTGCGCGATCGACGATCGCGTGCACGCTGTCGGCATCCGTCGCGCCGCACGCGTCCAAGTGGGTGTGCGCGTCGATCAGCGGGCTCAGCGGCGGCGGAGGGGGCGGCGGCGGACGTTTGGAGCTCACGCGCACACCATAAGGTGGAACCCCTGATGAGCAAGCCGCCCTACTACGTCACCACCGCGATCACTTACCCGAATGGCGACCCGCACGTCGGGCACGCATACGAGTACATCGCCACCGACGCGATCGCGCGTTTCAAGCGACTCGACGGTTACGACGTCCGCTTCTTGACCGGCACCGACGAACACGGCCTCAAGATGGTCGAGACCGCGGCCGCGGAGGGCATTCCGACCGCCGAGCTGGCCAAGCGGAATTCCGACGTGTTCCAGCGCCTGCAAAACAAGCTGAACATTTCTTTCGACCGGTTCATCCGCACCACCGACGCCGACCACCACGAGGCGTCGAAGGCCATTTGGCGACGGATGCAGGACGCCGGTGACATCTACTTGGACACGTATTCGGGTTGGTACTCGGTGCGCGACGAGCGGTTCTTCGTCGAATCCGAGACCGCTGAGGTCGACGGCAAGCGGATCGCCATCGAAACCGGCACGCCGGTCACCTGGACCGAGGAGCAGACCTACTTCTTTCGGCTCTCGGCCTACACCGAGAAGTTGTTGGAGCACTATGACTCTCATCCCGACTTCATCGCGCCCGAAGTCCGCCGTAACGAGGTGGTCAGCTTCGTCTCCGGCGGACTGCGGGACCTGTCCATCTCGCGCACCTCGTTCGACTGGGGCGTCAAAGTCCCCGACCATCCCGACCACGTCATGTACGTCTGGGTGGACGCATTGACCAACTACCTGACCGGGGTCGGCTACCCGGACACCGAATCCGATGCCTTCCAACGCTATTGGCCCGCCGACCTGCACATGATCGGCAAGGACATCATCCGGTTCCACACCGTCTACTGGCCCGCGTTTCTGATGTCGGCCGGAATCGCTTTGCCGAAGCGGGTTTTCGCTCACGGCTTTCTGCTCAACAAGGGTGAGAAGATGAGCAAGTCGGTGGGCAACATCGTCGACCCGAACACGCTGATCGACACCTTCGGCCTGGACCAGCTGCGGTACTTCCTGCTCCGCGAAGTTCCCTTCGGCCAAGACGGCAGCTACGGCGAAGACGCGATCATCACCCGGATCAACGCCGACCTGGCCAACGAATTCGGCAACTTGGCTCAACGCTCGCTGTCGATGATCGCCAAGAACCTCGGCGGAGTTGTCCCGACGCCCGGCGACTTCACCGCGGAGGACACCGAACTGTTGGCCGCCGCCGACGGCCTGCTCGAGCGGGTGCGTGCCGAATTCGACCGCCAGGCAATACATCTGGCGTTAGAGGCGATCTGGCTGATGCTCGGTGCGGCGAACAGATATTTCTCGGCCCAGGAGCCGTGGGTGCTGCGCAAGAGCGAATCCGAGGCCGACCAGACGCGCTTCGCGACCGTGCTTTACGTGACGATCGAAGTAGTGCGCATCGCGGCGCTGCTGGTTCAGCCGGTGATGCCCGATTCGGCCGGCAAATTGCTCGACCTGCTCGGCCAGTCGCCGGAGCAACGCAGCTTCGCCGCCGTCAACACCCGGCTCGCGCCGGGCACGACGCTGCCGGCACCCACCGGCGTCTTCCCGCGTTATCAGGTCGACTAGACCAACAGCGTCGCGCACAGTGCCGCGACCGCCAGGCCTTGCATGGTCGCTCTGGCCGTGATGACGGCGTCCCAATCGTGTTGCAGCGCGCGGGCATCGACGACCGCACCGGCCTCGTCGGCGGCGGAAGTCATCTGGCGATTGATCGGCGCGCTCACCTGCAGGTAGATCACCAGCCACACCAGCAGCAGACCGAAAGCAACCCCGGCCAGCTCCGCATGCAGCCAGCGACCGGATACGGCGGCCAACACGACACTGGTCCCCGCGGACACCAATCCGATTACCCCGGGCAGCGGCATCCGCCGGTCGCCGTAGCGGTGCACATTGCCCATCACCGACAGCAACGCCCGATCATCGACCCGCGCCAACGCGGGCCGCTGCACCATCGCGCAGAACACATCCGTGCCGTAGACCACCGCGGTGCCCAGCACCGCGATCATCGCGAACAATTTCTCGACCATTACGCCCTCCTCTGTTGGTGTTAGCAGCGCTAACCCTGCCTTTAACCAGAGGTAATAGCGTTGCTATTCCCGGTATCGGCGCTAACATGCGAAGCATGGCCATCGAAGACCGCCGCACCCGCGAACGGGCGGCCCGTAGCCGGTTGATCACCTCCACCGCACGCAAGATCGCCGAAGAGGAGGGGTGGGAGGCCGTCACCACTCGCCGGTTGTCCGCCGAAATCGAATACAGCCAGCCCGTCCTCTACAAGCACTTCGCCGGCATGGAGGGCATCGTCGCGTCCGTCGCCGTTCAGGGGTTCGCCGAGCTGAGCGACACGCTGGCCGCTGCTCGTTCCGGTGCCGCCGACGGTCCCGACGCCCTGGCCCGAGTTGCCCACGCGTTCATCGGGTTTGGGCGCGACAACCCGGCGCTGTTCGACGCGATGTTCACTCGCGCGACCACCGTCGCGTTTGCCGCCGAGGACACCCCGGCCGAACTGAACGCTGCCTTTCACGAGCTGCGCGCGGCGGTCGACGGGGTCGCGGGCACGCGCGACGCCGACACGTTGACCGAGGTGGTGTGGGCCGGCCTGCACGGACTGATCGCCCTCGAACGCAGCGGGCGGCTGCGCCCCGACTTTCACGATCAACGCGTAGACGTCCTGATCGCCAACATCTGCGACAGCGAGTGAGCCTGATCACACACGGTCACAACCACAGCGCCGCGGGTGTCTAGGGGGCAGCACAACCCCATCCAGACAGGAGACAACCATGACCGCCCAGCGCACTCACGTCGTCGTGATCGGCGGCGGATACGCCGGCACGCTGGCCGCCAACCATCTGCGGCTCAACGCCGATGTCGACATCACGGTGGTGAACCCCCGGCCGGTGTTCGTCGAACGGATCCGCTTGCACCAGATGGTCGCCGGCAGCGGCGCTGCCGCCACGGATTACGGCACGCTGCTCGGCGCCGGCGTCCGACTGGTCGTCGACACCGCCGAGCGAATCCACGACGGAACCGTCGAGCTGACATCGGGCACCGTGCTGCACTACGACTACCTGATCTATGCGGTCGGCAGCACCGGAGTCGTCCCGTCCGCGGTGCCGGGCGCCCGCGAATACGCCTATCCGATAGCCGAATTCGAGCAAGCCGAACGGCTACGCCGGGCCCTCGACGAGCTGCAC
This genomic stretch from Mycobacterium paraterrae harbors:
- the metG gene encoding methionine--tRNA ligase — encoded protein: MSKPPYYVTTAITYPNGDPHVGHAYEYIATDAIARFKRLDGYDVRFLTGTDEHGLKMVETAAAEGIPTAELAKRNSDVFQRLQNKLNISFDRFIRTTDADHHEASKAIWRRMQDAGDIYLDTYSGWYSVRDERFFVESETAEVDGKRIAIETGTPVTWTEEQTYFFRLSAYTEKLLEHYDSHPDFIAPEVRRNEVVSFVSGGLRDLSISRTSFDWGVKVPDHPDHVMYVWVDALTNYLTGVGYPDTESDAFQRYWPADLHMIGKDIIRFHTVYWPAFLMSAGIALPKRVFAHGFLLNKGEKMSKSVGNIVDPNTLIDTFGLDQLRYFLLREVPFGQDGSYGEDAIITRINADLANEFGNLAQRSLSMIAKNLGGVVPTPGDFTAEDTELLAAADGLLERVRAEFDRQAIHLALEAIWLMLGAANRYFSAQEPWVLRKSESEADQTRFATVLYVTIEVVRIAALLVQPVMPDSAGKLLDLLGQSPEQRSFAAVNTRLAPGTTLPAPTGVFPRYQVD
- a CDS encoding TatD family hydrolase; this encodes MRVSSKRPPPPPPPPLSPLIDAHTHLDACGATDADSVHAIVDRAAAVGVAAVVTIADDLESARWATRAADWDARVYAAVALHPTRADTLTDDARADVERLAAHPKVVAIGETGLDLYWPGKLDGCADPAVQREAFAWHIDLAKRTGKPLMIHNRDADAEVLDVLRAEGAPETVIFHCFSSGEDLARACADAGWLISLSGTVSFKNARALRDAVPLVPTAQLLVETDAPFLTPHPYRGAPNESYCLPYTARALADLIDRSAEEVAEITTDNARRAYGMGSED
- the rsmA gene encoding 16S rRNA (adenine(1518)-N(6)/adenine(1519)-N(6))-dimethyltransferase RsmA; the encoded protein is MAGVQRSSGCALTIRLLGRTEIRRLAKELEFRPRKSLGQNFVHDANTVRRIVTASGVNRNDHVLEVGPGLGSLTLALLDRGCTVSAIEIDPVLAERLPQTVAEHSNSEAQRLTVINRDVLSIGPGDLASEPTAVVANLPYNVAVPAILHLLAEFPTLRTVMVMVQAEVAERLAAEPGGKEYGVPSVKVRFHGEVRRHGTVSPTVFWPIPRVYSGLVRIDRYTTPPWPTDPSFRQHVFKLVDIAFAQRRKTSRNAFVEWAGSGNESASRLLAASIDPSRRGETLTVEEFVRLYQRSGDTGDATPRGEAPRHAPAN
- a CDS encoding DUF1772 domain-containing protein; this encodes MVEKLFAMIAVLGTAVVYGTDVFCAMVQRPALARVDDRALLSVMGNVHRYGDRRMPLPGVIGLVSAGTSVVLAAVSGRWLHAELAGVAFGLLLVWLVIYLQVSAPINRQMTSAADEAGAVVDARALQHDWDAVITARATMQGLAVAALCATLLV
- a CDS encoding TetR/AcrR family transcriptional regulator — translated: MAIEDRRTRERAARSRLITSTARKIAEEEGWEAVTTRRLSAEIEYSQPVLYKHFAGMEGIVASVAVQGFAELSDTLAAARSGAADGPDALARVAHAFIGFGRDNPALFDAMFTRATTVAFAAEDTPAELNAAFHELRAAVDGVAGTRDADTLTEVVWAGLHGLIALERSGRLRPDFHDQRVDVLIANICDSE
- a CDS encoding resuscitation-promoting factor; the encoded protein is MNVITKLHQAPSPALRLLVAGLLLVLAFAGAVAVADYKTVTLSVDGNAMTVTTMKSRVIDIISENGFKVSDRDDLYPAAKEKVHDAANIVLRRSRPLEISLDGQNTKQVWTTASTVDEALAQLAMTDTAPAAASRGSRVPLAGMALPVVSAKTVELDDGGQVRTVHLAAARVGDLLAGLGVPLEQSDHVTPSASAPVIDGMHIQVIRFRIDRITERVPLDPPRRRIEDPQMNMSKEIVEDKGTPGTQDMTFAVSKVNGVETGRLPVASHVVTPAREAVVRVGTKPGTEVPPVANGEIWDAISRCEAGGNWAINSGNGYYGGVQFDQNTWERNGGLRFAPRADLASREEQIAVAQVTQSRQGWGAWPVCSGRAGAR